The following proteins are co-located in the Hydractinia symbiolongicarpus strain clone_291-10 chromosome 7, HSymV2.1, whole genome shotgun sequence genome:
- the LOC130648487 gene encoding leucine-rich repeat-containing protein 15-like codes for MEEDAFVDLVSLNTFDLSKNQLKVLHSTIFTNFSKIKTLDLSKNMLNKVSTEIFNNTREFINELTPGVFNRLNRLTYLNFRNNYIKRFNGDEFAGLSQITSLDSANNLLDTLPEGLFDNTINLNYLDLGGNKFKVISNFSKLSKLLKLDLKLNQILGISPAAFKEMKVLKYLDLSQNRLKHVGNLLLENKNLEKLYLAGNELEDISLKETKKKLLEILFRGSRLYHISQDLFPNTLKVLDLFENFITSVSVNTFDNMVGLNKILLANNSIKSLDPHSP; via the exons ATGGAAGAGGACGCATTTGTAGATTTAGTGTCGTTGAATACATTCGACCTTTCTAAAAATCAACTGAAAGTCCTGCATTCGacaatatttacaaatttttcaaaaataaaaactttagatTTAAGCAAAAACATGCTTAACAAAGTTTCAACTGAAATATTTAATAACACCAGAG AATTTATTAATGAACTTACACCTGGTGTCTTTAATAGATTAAATCGGTTAACATATCTCAATTTTCGAAACAACTATATCAAACGGTTCAACGGTGACGAATTTGCTGGACTGTCACAAATTACAAGTCTCGACAGCGCAAATAATCTTTTAGACACTTTACCAGAAGGTTTGTTTGACAATACCATTAACTTGAATTATTTGGATTTAGGCGGCAACAAATTTAAAGTGATTTCAAACTTTTCAAAACTTTCGAAACTATTAAAACTTGATCTAAAACTTAATCAGATTTTAGGCATATCTCCTGCAGCGTTTAAGGAaatgaaagttttaaaatactTAGATTTGTCACAGAACCGTTTAAAACACGTTGGAAATTTGTTGTTGGAGAATAAAAATCTGGAGAAGTTATATTTAGCTGGAAACGAATTGGAAGATATTAGTTTGAAAGAGACGAAAAAGAAGTTACTTGAAATATTATTCAGAGGAAGTCGTTTGTACCATATTTCACAGGATTTGTTTCCCAACACACTAAAAGTGCTCGACCTATTCGAAAATTTCATTACTAGTGTTTCTGTAAACACTTTTGACAACATGGTTGGTTTAAACAAAATTCTATTGGCTAACAATTCTATCAAATCATTGGATCCCCATTCACCTTGA